Proteins from a genomic interval of Raphanus sativus cultivar WK10039 unplaced genomic scaffold, ASM80110v3 Scaffold1868, whole genome shotgun sequence:
- the LOC130504889 gene encoding BURP domain-containing protein BNM2A: protein MASLRFSVTFPALLFLLLSLWVVEAHTSRKLISNNDQEGQNISHLFKDGVFEDPTMYMFFKIDDLKLGTKLPIYFDKNDLRKVPPFLTRQEADLIPFSESKLDLLLNHFSISKDSPQGKAMKETLQRCDFKGIEGEYKFCGTSLESMLDLAKKTIASNADLKVMTTKVTVPDQNTISYALHNYTFAEAPKALHGIKVLGCHRMPYPYVVYYCHGHKSGTKVFEVNLMSEDGIQRVVGPVVCHMDTSMWNADHVAFKVLKIEPRSAPVCHFFPLDNIVWVAK, encoded by the exons atGGCTTCTCTACGATTCTCTGTCACCTTCCCTgccctcctcttcctcctcctctctctg TGGGTTGTGGAGGCACACACGTCAAGAAAGCTGATATCAAACAATGATCAAGAAGGTCAAAATATCAGCCATTTGTTTAAAGATGGTGTATTCGAGGATCCTACTATGTACATGTTTTTCAAAATCGATGACCTAAAATTAGGAACCAAGTTGCCCATTTACTTCGACAAAAACGATCTTCGAAAAGTTCCGCCATTTCTCACAAGACAAGAAGCTGATCTCATCCCTTTCAGTGAGTCTAAGCTTGACTTACTTCTCAACCACTTCTCTATCTCCAAAGACTCTCCTCAAGGGAAAGCCATGAAGGAGACTTTGCAACGTTGTGATTTCAAGGGTATTGAAGGAGAGTACAAGTTTTGTGGTACTTCTTTGGAGTCAATGCTTGATCTTGCCAAGAAAACAATAGCGTCTAATGCTGATCTCAAGGTCATGACGACTAAAGTAACGGTGCCGGACCAAAACACAATAAGCTATGCTTTGCATAACTACACATTTGCCGAGGCTCCTAAGGCGCTACATGGGATTAAGGTCTTGGGGTGTCATAGAATGCCATACCCTTATGTAGTTTACTATTGCCATGGTCATAAAAGTGGAACAAAAGTCTTTGAGGTTAATCTGATGAGTGAGGATGGGATACAACGAGTTGTGGGACCTGTTGTTTGCCACATGGACACGTCGATGTGGAACGCTGATCACGTGGCTTTTAAGGTGTTGAAGATAGAGCCAAGGTCCGCACCGGTTTGTCACTTCTTCCCTCTTGATAACATTGTGTGGGTAGCAAAATAG